A region from the Arthrobacter roseus genome encodes:
- the speB gene encoding agmatinase has translation MEEIRVTENGNVGPIDSSRIPRYAGAATFARLPRLDQVEHADIAVVGVPFDTGVSYRPGARFGANHVRESSRLLRPYNPAQDVSPFANVQVADAGDMAVNPFNINEAIEEVQQNALDLTAKGTSLVTLGGDHTIALPLLRAATERAGQPVAMLHFDAHLDTWDTYFGAEYTHGTPFRRAVEEGILDTEAISHVGTRGPLYGKKDLEDDRRFGFGIVTSSDVFRQGVDEVIAKLRDRIGNRPLYISVDIDVLDPAHAPGTGTPEAGGMTSRELLEIIRGMRGMNLVGADVVEVAPAYDHAEITGIAASHVAYDLVTLLADKATDTSDGKK, from the coding sequence ATGGAAGAAATACGCGTCACCGAGAACGGCAACGTGGGACCAATCGACTCCTCGCGGATCCCGCGATACGCCGGTGCAGCCACGTTCGCCCGCCTTCCACGCCTGGATCAGGTAGAACATGCGGATATCGCCGTCGTCGGTGTGCCCTTTGACACCGGTGTTTCCTACCGTCCTGGAGCCCGTTTCGGCGCGAACCACGTCCGCGAATCCTCCCGCCTCCTGCGCCCCTATAACCCGGCACAGGATGTGTCACCGTTCGCGAATGTCCAGGTGGCCGACGCCGGCGACATGGCCGTGAATCCCTTCAACATCAATGAAGCGATCGAAGAGGTTCAGCAGAACGCGCTGGACCTCACGGCGAAGGGGACCTCGCTCGTCACCCTCGGCGGCGATCACACCATTGCCTTGCCGTTGCTGCGCGCTGCAACTGAGCGCGCTGGACAACCCGTGGCCATGCTTCACTTCGACGCACACCTTGATACGTGGGACACCTACTTCGGAGCGGAATACACGCACGGAACACCCTTCCGACGCGCGGTCGAAGAAGGAATCCTGGACACCGAAGCAATCTCCCACGTTGGCACCCGCGGACCGCTCTACGGCAAGAAGGACTTGGAGGACGACCGTCGGTTCGGCTTCGGAATCGTCACCTCCTCGGATGTCTTCAGGCAGGGCGTGGACGAAGTCATCGCCAAACTGCGCGATCGGATCGGTAATCGTCCCCTTTACATCTCCGTAGACATCGATGTCCTGGATCCGGCCCATGCGCCCGGAACCGGAACACCGGAAGCCGGCGGAATGACGAGCCGTGAACTGTTGGAAATCATCCGCGGGATGCGCGGCATGAACCTGGTGGGGGCCGACGTCGTCGAAGTTGCTCCTGCCTATGACCACGCGGAAATTACAGGTATCGCCGCCTCGCACGTGGCGTACGATCTCGTGACACTCCTGGCCGATAAGGCCACCGACACCAGCGACGGGAAAAAGTAG
- a CDS encoding thiamine pyrophosphate-binding protein, giving the protein MDTIDSGTVAPAEPVGNAEATSGQRNGGDLVVETLAALGARTVFGIPGQHALGLFDALSRSSLEFVSSRVENNSAFAADGYSRATGEVGVLFLSTGPGALTSLAGLQEAYATGVPVVVVASQIPLEGLGARRKGMLHQLDDQKASAANVTKSQRLVQYASGIPSAIQDAWTEAISSPQGPVWVEVPQDVLLDVTMVPQVEDALAEPFDNPPRVELTREAVAWLSEAKRPAIIAGGGTRRGHAEKQLLSIAEKLRAPVLCSPGGNGAFPWKHPLSLQSWAEDRYVTEVLEDADVLVVIGSSLGEVTSNYFTLEPRGRIIQIDAEPRVLESNRPALGIRADAGQALSALDDALGTPGLADWHGRTPEEVVTETLAKVESRLDSQGLSKERKFMADIRAAVPERMQTFWDMTISAYWAWSCWDSRTGEFHSAQGAGGLGYGFPGAIGGAVGAGERVLAVAGDGSAMYSIAELATAKQHNLPVTWLIVDDGGYGILREYMVGAFGKATATELARPDFVKLAEAFGVPARRVAPEDIQGALEESFAGDGPNVVVVETLLRMFEPTHM; this is encoded by the coding sequence ATGGACACTATTGACAGCGGCACCGTGGCTCCGGCTGAGCCCGTAGGAAATGCGGAAGCGACATCAGGTCAGCGAAACGGCGGAGACCTCGTCGTCGAAACACTTGCCGCCCTCGGCGCGCGAACGGTCTTCGGCATTCCGGGCCAGCATGCACTCGGCCTTTTCGACGCGCTCTCGCGCTCCAGCCTCGAATTTGTATCCTCCCGCGTGGAAAACAACTCGGCGTTTGCTGCGGATGGATACTCCCGCGCTACCGGCGAGGTCGGCGTTCTGTTTCTTTCCACTGGCCCCGGCGCGTTGACGTCGCTCGCTGGCCTGCAGGAAGCCTATGCAACTGGTGTACCGGTAGTTGTCGTGGCAAGCCAGATCCCGCTCGAAGGGCTGGGAGCCCGCCGTAAGGGCATGCTGCACCAACTCGATGATCAGAAGGCATCGGCGGCGAACGTGACCAAGAGTCAGCGGTTGGTCCAGTACGCTTCCGGCATTCCCTCAGCCATTCAGGACGCCTGGACTGAAGCGATTTCCTCCCCGCAGGGACCTGTCTGGGTGGAAGTACCACAGGACGTGTTGCTCGATGTCACCATGGTGCCACAGGTCGAAGACGCCCTCGCCGAGCCCTTCGATAACCCACCGCGTGTGGAACTCACCCGCGAAGCTGTTGCCTGGCTCTCTGAAGCAAAGCGGCCGGCAATCATCGCCGGCGGTGGAACCCGCAGAGGCCATGCCGAGAAACAACTGCTCTCCATCGCCGAGAAGCTGCGGGCGCCGGTGCTGTGCTCACCCGGAGGCAACGGGGCGTTTCCCTGGAAGCATCCCCTGTCCCTGCAGTCATGGGCTGAGGATCGCTACGTGACCGAGGTACTCGAGGACGCAGATGTCCTCGTCGTTATCGGATCCTCCCTCGGTGAGGTGACGTCCAACTACTTCACGCTCGAACCACGTGGCCGGATCATCCAGATCGACGCCGAACCGCGCGTCCTGGAATCCAACCGCCCTGCACTCGGGATCCGCGCCGACGCCGGCCAGGCGCTCAGTGCCCTCGACGACGCCCTGGGGACTCCGGGACTTGCCGACTGGCACGGGCGTACCCCGGAAGAGGTTGTCACCGAAACACTCGCCAAAGTGGAATCTCGTCTAGACTCACAGGGTCTCTCCAAGGAACGAAAGTTCATGGCAGACATCCGCGCAGCAGTGCCAGAGCGCATGCAGACGTTCTGGGATATGACGATCTCCGCCTACTGGGCATGGAGCTGCTGGGATTCCCGGACCGGAGAATTCCACTCCGCCCAGGGTGCCGGTGGGCTGGGCTATGGATTCCCGGGCGCTATCGGCGGGGCCGTCGGTGCCGGTGAACGCGTCCTGGCCGTTGCCGGTGACGGTTCCGCGATGTACTCGATCGCTGAACTGGCCACGGCAAAGCAGCATAATCTACCGGTTACCTGGCTCATTGTTGACGACGGCGGTTACGGAATCCTGCGCGAATACATGGTCGGCGCCTTCGGTAAGGCAACAGCAACAGAGCTTGCACGGCCGGACTTCGTCAAGCTGGCCGAAGCCTTCGGTGTTCCGGCGCGGCGGGTCGCTCCCGAGGACATCCAGGGTGCACTCGAGGAAAGCTTCGCTGGAGACGGGCCCAACGTCGTCGTCGTCGAAACGCTCCTGAGGATGTTTGAACCGACCCACATGTAG
- a CDS encoding FAD-dependent oxidoreductase — protein MSPEQRTTTDVVIAGGGPVGIFLGILLLQAGVSVRVLERRSQRSGHSRAIGIHPPALQVLASAGVVDQLVGEGTAIRRGEARSRGRLVATLPFEDVSPIYPFVLALQQCRTDDILERRLLELDPDALVRGVQVFSMDDDGDGVVVRAVPESGEGSPREFRARIGVASDGAKSVLRDRMDVGVRRTKYPDTYLMGDFADAPESNEDRNAVLYLEPDGIVESFPLPGGIRRWVMRTRSLDREPTATSLAKEIRRRTGVVLDPTSNTMLSAFEVRSQLVTTMIHGRTVLLGDAAHEISPIGGQGMNLGWLDAADLAPLITASLRAALSGPARGRALASFDSRRRRAAVVASRQAHLNMMLGRPLPARVLAARNRIMAAAIGAGPVGLIVARRFTMH, from the coding sequence ATGAGCCCTGAGCAGCGAACGACGACGGACGTCGTGATTGCTGGCGGCGGTCCGGTGGGGATTTTCCTTGGAATTCTGTTGCTTCAGGCCGGTGTCAGCGTTCGGGTTCTGGAGCGTCGGTCGCAGCGAAGCGGACATTCGCGCGCGATCGGCATTCACCCACCGGCGCTGCAGGTACTTGCATCCGCTGGCGTGGTGGACCAACTCGTAGGGGAAGGAACCGCAATCCGCCGCGGTGAGGCGCGCAGCCGGGGCCGACTCGTCGCCACACTGCCCTTCGAGGACGTCTCTCCCATCTACCCTTTCGTCCTGGCTCTGCAGCAGTGCCGGACCGATGACATTCTGGAACGTCGGCTGTTGGAACTGGACCCGGATGCCCTGGTGCGCGGTGTCCAGGTGTTCAGCATGGATGACGACGGCGATGGTGTGGTGGTACGCGCCGTTCCCGAATCAGGAGAGGGCAGCCCCCGCGAGTTCAGAGCGCGGATCGGGGTTGCCTCAGACGGCGCGAAGTCAGTCCTGCGTGATCGAATGGACGTGGGCGTGCGTCGAACCAAGTACCCGGACACGTACCTGATGGGCGACTTCGCCGACGCACCAGAATCGAACGAGGATCGCAACGCCGTCCTCTACCTGGAACCAGACGGCATTGTTGAGTCCTTCCCGTTGCCCGGCGGAATCCGCCGCTGGGTGATGCGAACACGTTCCCTTGACCGGGAACCGACGGCCACCTCTCTGGCGAAGGAAATTCGGCGCCGCACCGGCGTCGTCCTCGATCCCACCTCCAATACGATGCTCAGTGCCTTCGAGGTTCGCTCCCAGCTGGTCACAACAATGATCCACGGCAGGACGGTGCTGCTCGGCGATGCGGCCCATGAGATCAGCCCGATCGGCGGCCAGGGAATGAACCTCGGATGGTTGGATGCAGCCGACCTTGCACCGCTGATCACGGCCTCACTGCGCGCTGCTCTATCCGGCCCGGCGCGCGGACGGGCTCTCGCCTCTTTTGACAGCCGACGACGGCGCGCTGCCGTGGTTGCGTCCCGTCAGGCTCACCTCAACATGATGTTGGGACGTCCGCTGCCAGCACGCGTTCTGGCCGCCAGAAACCGGATCATGGCAGCCGCGATCGGCGCCGGACCCGTTGGACTGATTGTGGCGCGGCGCTTCACGATGCACTAG
- a CDS encoding class I SAM-dependent methyltransferase, producing the protein MDYPLRFRATGAVEEMDRANADPTMLTRTYDQFPLINSVVSGWRSVYRERIRPHLSPTSASTLLDVGCGGGDLARALAHWAQRDGLSLAITGIDPDSRAYDYAVSRPAPPGVTFRAAFSSELVSEGQQYDFVISNHILHHLSAAELQGLLSDSEALTTKTAIHSDIVRSPIAYALFSVGTLPFFPGSFIRRDGLTSIRRSYKPAELAAVVPTPWTVEPRAPWVNLLCLDRHEP; encoded by the coding sequence ATGGACTACCCACTCCGGTTTCGGGCTACGGGCGCTGTCGAAGAAATGGACCGGGCCAACGCCGATCCCACCATGCTGACCCGCACCTATGATCAATTTCCGCTCATCAACTCTGTGGTGTCCGGCTGGCGGTCAGTCTATCGGGAGCGAATCCGGCCGCACCTGAGCCCGACGTCGGCTTCCACACTGCTCGACGTCGGTTGCGGCGGCGGGGACCTCGCCCGGGCCCTCGCACACTGGGCGCAGAGGGACGGCCTGTCCCTGGCTATCACCGGAATCGACCCGGACAGCCGCGCCTACGACTACGCCGTTTCGAGGCCCGCACCACCCGGGGTAACGTTTCGCGCGGCCTTTAGTTCGGAACTCGTATCCGAGGGGCAGCAGTATGACTTCGTCATTTCCAACCACATCCTGCATCACCTCTCAGCAGCCGAGCTCCAGGGCCTGCTCAGCGATTCGGAGGCGCTCACCACCAAGACCGCCATCCACAGCGACATAGTGCGCAGCCCCATCGCCTACGCCCTTTTCTCCGTGGGAACACTGCCATTCTTCCCCGGCTCCTTCATCCGCCGTGATGGCCTCACCTCCATCCGCCGCAGCTACAAGCCCGCTGAACTGGCCGCCGTCGTACCCACGCCCTGGACCGTTGAGCCGCGAGCGCCGTGGGTCAACCTGCTGTGTCTGGACCGGCATGAGCCCTGA
- a CDS encoding type III polyketide synthase: MTATLRSLETAVPSTVLIQPQVRDVFAEQPGLTRLGQRLVRTSFDQSGIETRYSAVEELSLTSTAENPRFFNPVDRTILSPSTRVRNEIFAEQATPLFIEAARKALDACEGIEATDITHVITVSCTGFFNPGPDYKIVRGLDLNPNVQRSHLGFMGCYAAFPALRTAKAFSEADPDAVVLVVSAELCSLHVRTANDPDTIVGSSLFADGAAAAIVTSRDIPSTKPTIRLDHFETTLTPVGEESMAWNIGDEGFEMVLGTYVPHIIDENIIGALEPLLAHDPSVNGKPYSDITHWGIHPGGRSILDKIEAKLGLTEDQLRPARETLRNYGNMSSATVMFVLKKIMELDAGQESERICSMAFGPGLTVETGLFTKVSPTAASESDATQALSDASV, translated from the coding sequence ATGACGGCAACACTGAGATCACTCGAGACAGCAGTTCCTTCCACCGTGCTGATCCAGCCGCAAGTCCGTGACGTGTTCGCCGAACAGCCCGGACTGACCAGACTGGGACAGCGGCTGGTCCGCACCTCGTTCGACCAATCCGGAATCGAAACACGCTACAGCGCCGTTGAGGAACTCTCCCTCACCAGCACAGCCGAGAACCCGCGGTTCTTCAACCCCGTGGACAGAACGATCCTCAGCCCCAGCACCCGGGTCCGCAACGAGATCTTTGCCGAACAGGCCACTCCCCTGTTCATCGAAGCGGCCCGCAAAGCCCTCGACGCGTGCGAAGGCATTGAGGCCACCGACATCACCCACGTCATCACGGTCAGCTGCACCGGCTTCTTCAACCCCGGACCCGACTACAAAATTGTCCGTGGCCTTGACTTGAATCCCAACGTGCAGCGTTCACACCTCGGTTTCATGGGCTGCTACGCCGCTTTCCCTGCCCTGCGCACCGCCAAAGCATTCAGCGAAGCGGATCCCGACGCCGTCGTCCTGGTGGTCAGTGCTGAACTGTGTTCGCTGCACGTACGGACCGCGAATGATCCGGACACCATAGTTGGCTCGTCACTGTTCGCCGATGGAGCGGCGGCCGCCATTGTTACCTCCCGCGACATCCCGTCAACCAAACCGACGATCCGGCTAGACCACTTCGAGACAACGCTGACGCCCGTCGGTGAGGAATCGATGGCGTGGAACATCGGCGACGAAGGGTTCGAAATGGTGCTGGGAACCTACGTCCCGCACATCATCGACGAGAACATCATCGGAGCACTCGAGCCTCTGCTCGCCCATGATCCGTCCGTGAACGGCAAACCGTACAGTGACATCACCCATTGGGGCATTCACCCCGGTGGGCGCAGCATCCTGGACAAGATCGAGGCGAAACTCGGTCTCACCGAAGACCAGCTTCGCCCAGCCCGCGAGACGCTGCGGAACTACGGAAATATGTCCTCAGCAACCGTCATGTTCGTCCTCAAAAAAATCATGGAGCTCGATGCCGGTCAAGAGAGCGAACGCATCTGCTCCATGGCCTTCGGGCCCGGACTGACCGTGGAAACGGGCCTGTTCACCAAGGTCAGCCCCACCGCCGCATCAGAAAGCGACGCAACGCAGGCTCTCAGCGACGCCAGCGTCTGA